The Bacillaceae bacterium IKA-2 DNA window TGTTAAATAAAAATAGATAATTCTGATCGTCGTGCACTTCTAAATATATTGTATACCTGTTACTAGAAATAATCCAAGCAGTTTTAAAATTTAGTAGGTTTATGAGCTCGTGTTGTTTATTTGTTCATTGGAATAGTTGCTATTATTTTCTAGCGTTTCTTACTAGAGTACCATGTTACAATGACTCTAGTAATTGGATTGGGGGTCATAAACATGGCTAACAAAGATGATTTAGTCAAAACATTGGAAGATAAAGTGACTGATTATAAAAGATTTTCTTTTATATTATTAGCACTTAGTGTATTTATGTTTATTGGATTAATTATTCCTAATGAAGGAGTCGGCTCGATTCAGCAAATTACTCTTATTATATTAAGTGGTAATTCAATAGCTTTTGCAATGATTTTTCATAGAAAAGCAATGAAAGTTCGAGAATTATTAAATGAAAAACAGTGAAATACTCCCCACTTATGAATGAAAGGACAGATTCATAAGTGGGGATCTGG harbors:
- a CDS encoding YrhC family protein, producing MANKDDLVKTLEDKVTDYKRFSFILLALSVFMFIGLIIPNEGVGSIQQITLIILSGNSIAFAMIFHRKAMKVRELLNEKQ